One genomic region from Solwaraspora sp. WMMD792 encodes:
- a CDS encoding phage capsid protein gives MAVLTAQGISSLAIELLTRTLVLPMTASRIPGAEFSGSNGDTITVRVPQPSTARTQSSPGATITYDDVDEVPVDVSLSHLYHAKLVSDQELSLDLADFGRQITRVQVAAVATGAENQMATVMNGLPADLTIDADGGNIDAIVLQAREMLGRAEAPLDGRYLAVSPEVATFILALDEVSRVDASGDTNALRNAIIARWRGFNVVESTGLDAGKAVAYHRSGFAFANRVPVVPRGVTSSATAQSGGVGMRQIFQYVPDKLSDASVISTFAGAAVVTDAESGETTPRVVVMDTAES, from the coding sequence GTGGCTGTGCTGACCGCGCAAGGCATCTCGTCCCTCGCCATCGAGCTGCTGACGCGCACCCTCGTTCTGCCGATGACGGCGTCGCGGATCCCGGGCGCGGAGTTCAGCGGGTCGAACGGGGACACGATCACGGTGCGGGTGCCGCAGCCGTCGACGGCGCGGACCCAGTCGTCGCCGGGTGCGACGATCACCTATGACGACGTCGACGAGGTGCCGGTCGACGTGTCCCTGTCGCACCTGTACCACGCCAAGCTCGTCTCGGATCAGGAGCTGAGCCTGGACCTGGCCGACTTCGGGCGGCAGATCACCCGGGTGCAGGTGGCGGCGGTGGCCACCGGCGCCGAGAACCAGATGGCGACGGTCATGAACGGCCTCCCGGCCGATCTGACGATCGACGCCGACGGCGGCAACATCGACGCGATCGTGCTGCAGGCCCGGGAGATGCTCGGCCGGGCGGAGGCGCCGCTGGACGGCCGGTACCTGGCCGTGTCGCCGGAGGTCGCCACGTTCATCCTGGCGCTGGACGAGGTGTCGCGGGTCGACGCGTCGGGCGACACCAACGCGCTGCGCAACGCGATCATCGCCCGCTGGCGCGGGTTCAACGTGGTCGAGTCGACCGGGCTGGACGCGGGCAAGGCTGTCGCGTACCACCGGTCCGGGTTCGCGTTCGCGAACCGGGTGCCGGTGGTGCCCCGGGGTGTGACCAGCTCGGCGACCGCGCAGTCCGGCGGGGTCGGGATGCGGCAGATCTTCCAGTACGTGCCCGACAAGCTCAGCGATGCCAGCGTGATCTCGACGTTCGCCGGCGCGGCGGTCGTGACGGACGCCGAGTCCGGGGAGACCACGCCCCGGGTTGTCGTGATGGACACCGCCGAGTCCTGA
- a CDS encoding phage portal protein — MALTAEAAATRAGELRRTHESERAELDVLRRYWTGKQRLPAVIPSDAPREVREMARISRVNVIDIVVNSLTQALFVDGLRARDPQSGDDVTPPVWSAWLANRMNKHQAGLHRATVAYGTGYLVITPGDPYPVMRPRSPRQVTAMYGEDPDWAEIALEKLPVPGRWRLYDNTVVYGLVERGGRLDAVSADEHGFDRPPVVRYRDAEDLDADDDAEPELLSGGLSAQCRVVVGQVAPLMPMQDQLDLTSFSLKGAEWYSAFRQRWAIGWTPEDRDAKMRSAASQFWTFDAMPDEMRLGEFSQTELSGYLASRESTSKFVATLSQTPVHELIGELVNLSAEALAAAEAGRDRKVDERKTGMGESHEQSFQVVGALMGVPVPDDAEVVWRDTSAAAFAAVVDGLGKLAQMLGVPAQELWDRIPGVTQQDIRRFKAAAAQGDALANLTSLLDRQATGPDDGDPDDPGGAGGADG, encoded by the coding sequence TTGGCGCTGACGGCTGAGGCTGCCGCGACCCGGGCGGGTGAGCTGCGGCGCACGCACGAGTCGGAGCGTGCCGAGCTCGACGTGCTGCGCCGCTACTGGACGGGCAAGCAGCGGCTGCCGGCGGTGATCCCGTCCGACGCGCCGCGTGAGGTGCGGGAGATGGCCCGGATCTCCCGGGTGAACGTGATCGACATCGTGGTCAACAGCCTGACGCAGGCGTTGTTCGTCGACGGGCTGCGGGCCCGTGATCCGCAGTCCGGTGACGATGTGACGCCGCCGGTGTGGTCGGCGTGGCTGGCGAACCGGATGAACAAGCATCAGGCCGGTCTGCACCGGGCGACGGTGGCGTACGGCACCGGATACCTGGTGATCACCCCCGGTGATCCGTATCCGGTGATGCGGCCGCGGTCGCCCCGGCAGGTGACGGCGATGTACGGCGAGGATCCGGACTGGGCGGAGATCGCGCTGGAGAAGCTGCCGGTGCCGGGCCGGTGGCGGCTCTACGACAACACCGTGGTGTACGGGCTGGTCGAGCGGGGCGGCCGGCTGGATGCGGTCAGCGCGGATGAGCACGGGTTCGACCGGCCGCCGGTGGTGCGCTACCGCGACGCGGAGGACCTGGACGCCGACGACGACGCCGAGCCGGAGTTGCTCTCCGGCGGGTTGAGTGCGCAGTGCCGGGTGGTGGTCGGGCAGGTCGCGCCGCTGATGCCGATGCAGGACCAGCTCGACCTCACCTCGTTCTCGCTCAAGGGCGCGGAGTGGTACAGCGCGTTCCGGCAGCGGTGGGCGATCGGGTGGACGCCGGAGGACCGCGACGCGAAGATGCGGTCCGCCGCGTCGCAGTTCTGGACGTTCGACGCGATGCCCGATGAGATGCGGCTGGGTGAGTTCTCGCAGACGGAGTTGAGCGGGTATCTGGCGTCGCGGGAGTCGACGTCGAAGTTCGTGGCGACGCTGTCGCAGACGCCGGTGCATGAGCTGATCGGCGAGCTGGTCAACCTGTCCGCGGAGGCGTTGGCGGCGGCCGAGGCCGGCCGGGACCGCAAGGTCGACGAGCGTAAGACCGGCATGGGCGAGTCGCACGAGCAGTCGTTCCAGGTCGTCGGCGCGTTGATGGGTGTGCCGGTGCCCGACGACGCCGAGGTGGTGTGGCGGGACACGTCGGCGGCCGCGTTCGCCGCGGTCGTCGACGGGCTGGGCAAGCTGGCGCAGATGCTCGGCGTTCCCGCGCAGGAGTTGTGGGACCGGATCCCGGGTGTCACCCAGCAGGACATCCGCCGGTTCAAGGCGGCCGCCGCCCAGGGCGACGCGTTGGCCAACCTGACGTCGCTGCTGGACCGGCAGGCCACCGGCCCCGACGACGGGGACCCGGATGATCCGGGTGGCGCTGGTGGCGCTGACGGTTGA